A DNA window from Anaerocolumna sp. AGMB13020 contains the following coding sequences:
- a CDS encoding sensor histidine kinase — MKNTRTRSFHTIRARILLSTISLIVIISTVITSISYFVVSSNLQQNLIQTSETKLSFLCSSIDSNINGINGFIRSCQISSKIKNFALEAQTDNNSRKREARDFVMETYTSNASLPSQLIRLVVIGKSRSDIIQVVESPYSTITVSADAILSLPYFETLHDNQGEVSTGIIMDPFFTTKQVPMIPFVSSIGHPYKAGEIGYIFTEMSPSVITAPIKNYLSETDSYFYFRIGDHRYQYIDNTLVPYEHTFEIIDDLSSLALSGDTSIQKVRDTDGTGTSILITRPLGTKGWYVTECVDETVLSKTIFQTFFLIALIVVAASSFIGILLSLFLSKTVNVPVKKLKARMKQIVNGNFERDPSTEWDHELGDIGKNINDLSENVLSLMNQRIEDEKQKKDYEYKMLQSQINPHFIYNTLNSIKWMATIQNAPGIAEMTTSLSRLLKDISKGTTNLVDLNHELSLLDDYFTIQQYRYGGAITLHYTIEEEELTSCRILNFTLQPIVENAIFHGIGPKGSAGIIEIHIYRDEASDIHIDVTDDGVGMDPEVAARLLVNEIPTESSFFKEIGISNVHKRLQYQFGSKYGLSVSSKPGEFTMVSILLPFQKNVSD; from the coding sequence ATGAAAAATACACGAACCAGATCTTTTCATACCATACGTGCTCGTATATTATTAAGCACGATTTCACTGATTGTTATAATAAGTACAGTTATAACCTCCATCAGTTATTTTGTGGTATCCTCAAACCTGCAGCAGAACCTGATTCAAACCTCTGAAACCAAATTATCCTTTCTCTGTTCCTCTATTGATTCTAATATAAACGGCATCAATGGGTTTATAAGATCCTGCCAAATCAGCAGTAAAATCAAGAATTTCGCGTTGGAAGCACAGACTGACAATAACAGCCGAAAGCGGGAAGCCCGTGACTTCGTGATGGAAACTTATACCTCAAACGCCTCTCTTCCCTCCCAGTTAATTCGGTTGGTGGTAATCGGCAAATCCAGAAGTGATATTATTCAGGTAGTGGAATCACCTTATTCCACCATAACCGTGTCCGCAGATGCAATACTATCCCTGCCTTATTTTGAAACACTGCATGACAACCAGGGGGAAGTGTCCACAGGAATTATCATGGATCCCTTCTTTACCACCAAGCAGGTACCTATGATTCCATTTGTAAGCTCCATCGGTCATCCCTACAAAGCAGGTGAAATCGGTTATATTTTTACTGAAATGTCTCCTTCAGTCATTACGGCTCCTATTAAGAATTATCTGTCTGAAACAGACAGTTATTTCTATTTTCGCATCGGTGACCACCGATACCAGTACATAGATAATACTCTTGTTCCTTATGAACACACCTTTGAGATCATAGATGACCTCTCCTCCCTTGCACTTAGCGGGGACACCAGTATTCAGAAAGTCCGGGATACAGACGGGACAGGTACTTCCATTCTCATAACCCGTCCTTTGGGAACAAAAGGCTGGTATGTAACAGAATGCGTGGATGAAACCGTATTATCAAAGACCATCTTCCAGACCTTTTTTCTAATTGCCCTTATTGTAGTTGCCGCTTCCAGCTTTATTGGCATATTGCTTTCTTTGTTTCTCTCCAAAACCGTTAATGTGCCAGTAAAGAAGCTGAAAGCGCGTATGAAGCAAATCGTAAACGGTAATTTTGAGAGGGATCCTTCCACCGAATGGGATCATGAGCTGGGGGATATCGGTAAAAACATCAATGACTTATCCGAAAATGTCCTGTCCTTAATGAATCAGAGAATTGAAGATGAAAAACAGAAAAAGGATTATGAATATAAAATGCTGCAAAGCCAGATAAACCCGCATTTCATATATAATACTCTTAATTCAATCAAATGGATGGCAACGATACAGAATGCTCCGGGTATTGCAGAAATGACCACTTCCTTATCCCGGTTATTAAAGGATATCTCCAAGGGAACTACCAACCTGGTAGACCTAAATCATGAGCTGTCCCTGTTGGATGATTATTTTACTATACAACAGTATCGTTACGGCGGAGCAATAACCCTTCATTACACCATCGAGGAAGAGGAACTTACCTCCTGCCGGATACTGAACTTTACGCTGCAGCCAATTGTGGAGAATGCAATTTTTCACGGTATCGGGCCAAAGGGAAGTGCCGGAATCATTGAAATACATATTTACAGAGATGAAGCCAGTGATATTCATATAGATGTTACTGATGACGGAGTAGGTATGGATCCTGAAGTGGCAGCCAGGCTCTTGGTAAATGAAATACCTACGGAATCTTCTTTCTTCAAGGAAATCGGTATCAGTAATGTCCATAAAAGGCTGCAGTATCAATTCGGCAGTAAATACGGCTTGTCCGTATCCAGTAAGCCCGGTGAATTCACCATGGTGTCCATACTGCTACCCTTTCAGAAGAATGTT
- a CDS encoding ABC transporter substrate-binding protein — protein sequence MKKKLLSVLLATAMLASLFTGCSSKNAETETNNPAATTPAEETPSAEPTTEGEAVTLKWAIWDKDITPYWTALKDAYEAANSNVTIELTDLGSTDYMTVLATELSGSGSDFDVVTIKDVPGYATLVSKNTLEPLDSYISEAGIDLSQYGGVDSQVRVNDSLYELPFRNDFWLIYYNKDIFDAAGISYPDNDMTFEEYDALARQVADPTFGSQIYGTHYHTWRSAVQLFGVLDGKHSILDGNYDFFKPYYEMILKEEDDQIARNYADLSAEGLHYSAAFSGGDVAMMNMGSWFISTLIANIKSGEYDASLCGNWGLVKYPHAEGVAPGSTLGTITGLAVTSVSDQKQAAFDFVKWVSGEEGAKVMAETGNFPALMNSEISDIIAGLEGFPADEASKEALSVSNLYLEAPYAENVSQINDILDTYHKSIMNREITVDEGIAKMNEEVGKVLGK from the coding sequence ATGAAGAAAAAGCTTTTATCTGTTCTGCTGGCGACGGCAATGCTTGCGTCATTATTTACCGGCTGCAGCTCTAAAAATGCAGAGACAGAGACAAACAATCCGGCTGCAACCACCCCTGCAGAAGAGACACCAAGTGCTGAACCCACAACAGAAGGGGAAGCGGTAACCTTAAAATGGGCAATTTGGGATAAGGATATCACACCTTATTGGACTGCTTTAAAGGATGCCTATGAAGCCGCCAATAGCAATGTAACCATTGAGCTGACGGATTTAGGTTCTACAGACTATATGACGGTTCTTGCTACCGAGTTATCTGGAAGCGGCTCTGATTTCGATGTAGTTACCATAAAAGATGTGCCCGGTTATGCAACTCTGGTATCTAAGAACACCCTGGAACCTCTTGATAGTTATATCTCCGAGGCAGGTATTGATTTAAGCCAGTACGGCGGTGTTGACAGTCAGGTAAGAGTAAATGACAGCCTTTATGAACTTCCATTCAGAAATGATTTCTGGTTAATTTATTATAACAAAGATATCTTTGATGCAGCAGGAATTTCCTATCCTGACAATGATATGACCTTCGAAGAATACGATGCTCTTGCCAGACAGGTAGCTGATCCTACTTTTGGTTCACAGATTTACGGTACTCACTACCATACCTGGAGAAGTGCAGTTCAGTTATTTGGCGTACTTGACGGAAAACACTCTATCCTGGACGGTAATTATGATTTCTTCAAACCTTATTATGAGATGATCTTAAAAGAAGAAGATGACCAGATAGCCAGAAACTATGCTGATCTTAGTGCGGAAGGTCTTCATTATTCCGCAGCTTTTTCCGGTGGTGACGTTGCCATGATGAATATGGGTTCCTGGTTCATTTCCACCTTAATAGCAAATATAAAGAGCGGTGAGTATGATGCATCTCTCTGCGGCAACTGGGGACTTGTAAAATATCCTCATGCAGAGGGCGTAGCACCTGGTTCTACTCTTGGAACAATCACAGGCCTTGCAGTAACCAGTGTATCTGATCAGAAACAGGCAGCCTTTGACTTTGTAAAATGGGTATCCGGTGAGGAAGGCGCGAAGGTTATGGCTGAGACTGGTAACTTCCCTGCACTTATGAACAGCGAGATTTCAGATATCATTGCAGGCCTTGAAGGATTCCCGGCAGATGAAGCCAGCAAGGAAGCCCTTAGTGTATCCAATCTGTATCTGGAAGCCCCTTATGCGGAAAATGTTTCTCAGATCAATGACATTCTTGATACTTACCATAAATCTATTATGAATCGTGAAATAACAGTGGACGAAGGTATTGCGAAAATGAATGAAGAAGTTGGAAAGGTCTTAGGAAAATAA
- a CDS encoding carbohydrate ABC transporter permease: MNEKKAARVKKLETEAAELMQKLQGETDIRQKQKLIARRDSIQRKATTIKNNRLISREAKRQLIAYSFIAPNFIGFAVFTLIPVVFAFILAFTNWDGSNPISFAGFANFKALATDTFFLAALKNTLIYVIGTVPLTMVASLALAVVLNQKIRARGLFRTVAFFPYVASLVAITAVWGMIFHPSKGPVNYLLLTVFGVAQQELPKWFSGSLVLFTLTLFSVWKYMGYYMVIYLAGLQGISAELYEAGGLDGANTWQKFRFITWPQLRATTFFVVVMLTINCFKVYDIAVMLAGGGDGKLSTSATVLVYYIYQNAFNYWKLGYSSAVAMVLFALVLLITVIQFRYEKKLNA; encoded by the coding sequence ATGAATGAGAAAAAGGCGGCTCGGGTAAAGAAACTGGAAACGGAAGCAGCAGAATTGATGCAGAAGCTTCAAGGAGAAACAGATATCAGACAGAAACAGAAGCTGATTGCCAGAAGAGACAGTATTCAGAGAAAGGCTACGACAATTAAAAACAACCGATTAATAAGCAGGGAAGCCAAGAGACAGCTGATTGCCTACTCCTTTATTGCTCCGAACTTTATCGGGTTTGCGGTATTTACTCTGATACCCGTTGTATTTGCATTTATATTGGCCTTTACCAATTGGGATGGCAGTAATCCCATCAGCTTTGCAGGTTTTGCTAATTTTAAGGCATTGGCTACGGATACTTTCTTTCTGGCAGCCCTTAAGAATACGCTGATTTATGTTATTGGAACTGTTCCTTTAACCATGGTGGCATCGCTGGCACTTGCCGTGGTATTGAATCAGAAGATTCGGGCAAGAGGTCTGTTCAGGACGGTGGCATTTTTTCCTTATGTAGCCTCTCTGGTTGCAATCACTGCCGTATGGGGAATGATATTCCATCCCTCAAAAGGGCCGGTTAACTATCTTCTCTTAACTGTTTTTGGAGTAGCACAGCAGGAGCTGCCTAAATGGTTCAGCGGAAGTCTGGTATTGTTTACTCTGACATTGTTTAGTGTATGGAAATACATGGGTTACTATATGGTTATTTATCTGGCAGGACTTCAGGGAATTTCTGCAGAGTTATATGAGGCGGGCGGTCTGGACGGTGCCAACACCTGGCAGAAGTTCCGTTTTATTACCTGGCCCCAGCTTCGGGCTACTACCTTTTTCGTTGTAGTCATGCTTACAATTAACTGCTTTAAGGTATACGACATAGCTGTTATGCTGGCCGGCGGCGGAGATGGTAAGCTAAGTACATCGGCAACGGTTCTTGTCTACTACATTTATCAAAATGCTTTCAACTATTGGAAACTGGGATATTCCAGTGCTGTAGCAATGGTATTATTTGCACTGGTACTGCTCATAACAGTCATTCAGTTCAGATATGAGAAGAAGTTGAATGCGTAA
- a CDS encoding carbohydrate ABC transporter permease, whose translation MVYIILFIITAIMIVPFLWMLSASIKTNREVFVMDPFVWIPEIPKWDNYIKIWTKIPLLKFVQNTVLLTIVVTLLQIFTSSFAAYSFAKLEFKNKNALFFAYIATIAMPWQVYMVPQFIMMRSMGLNDKLLAMICLQAFSAFGVFMMKQFYAGIPDDLCEAARIDGMNEYRIYARIMLPLSKPALSTLIIFTFVNTWNDYLGPLIYLKTETKKTIQLGLRMFIGQYSAEYGLIMAGSVVSLVPVILVFLCLQKYFVEGVASTGLKG comes from the coding sequence ATGGTCTATATCATTTTATTCATTATCACCGCAATCATGATCGTACCGTTTTTATGGATGTTATCTGCTTCTATAAAGACCAACCGTGAAGTTTTTGTAATGGATCCCTTTGTCTGGATTCCTGAAATTCCCAAGTGGGATAATTACATAAAAATCTGGACCAAAATACCATTGCTAAAATTTGTACAGAATACGGTTTTGCTAACTATTGTTGTCACCCTTTTGCAAATATTTACCTCCAGTTTTGCAGCCTATTCCTTTGCAAAGCTGGAATTCAAGAATAAAAATGCACTGTTCTTTGCTTATATTGCTACCATTGCAATGCCCTGGCAGGTATACATGGTTCCTCAGTTTATCATGATGCGTTCCATGGGATTAAATGATAAGCTGTTGGCGATGATCTGTCTGCAGGCTTTCTCTGCCTTCGGAGTATTTATGATGAAACAGTTTTATGCAGGAATACCTGATGATCTTTGTGAGGCAGCAAGAATTGACGGAATGAATGAGTACAGGATATATGCCAGGATTATGCTGCCTCTGTCCAAACCCGCCTTATCAACCCTTATTATTTTTACCTTTGTGAATACCTGGAATGATTATCTGGGACCGTTGATTTATTTAAAAACTGAGACAAAGAAAACAATTCAGCTGGGGCTAAGGATGTTCATTGGACAATATTCCGCTGAATATGGTCTTATTATGGCAGGTTCTGTGGTATCCCTGGTTCCGGTTATTCTCGTATTCTTATGCCTACAGAAATATTTTGTGGAAGGTGTTGCATCTACCGGCTTAAAAGGCTGA
- a CDS encoding phosphotransferase enzyme family protein → MDDALECTFETLTFEEKIRHFYDVAERAMERWNIPAGTAMKLLNFTENATFCLERTGAPKVILRVHRLDYAKLNNIRTELQWLIDLKRETGLSLASPVESQNGLLVETVDTPAMKEERHVVCFEYVDGKVPVDTSDSNEGVGKLIQRIEKIPDKITIPLFKKAAVLYEIFGRTQRKSPLKPVDRKLYRQVGIIAGTLHKQTKQWKYPEFYERMEWNLDGTFGSEWNNFYGVSYRSAKWFSQKEIAILDACVELIKIRLEAYGKGAECYGMIHSDLRLANLLKNGERITALDFDDCGRGWYMYDIAGAVGFIEHRPDLSEVVEEILRGYESVLPVLPRDRQEIWTFIMMRRIGLLQSLIYRIGCVLGGSEATELTPEILAFYAKGTVLLAKNYLRRYNTKFLSEDVKEEAGYRPMHTA, encoded by the coding sequence ATGGATGATGCATTAGAGTGTACTTTTGAAACATTAACCTTTGAAGAAAAAATCAGACATTTTTATGATGTGGCAGAAAGAGCCATGGAGCGATGGAATATACCCGCCGGTACAGCGATGAAACTGTTGAACTTTACAGAGAATGCGACTTTTTGCCTGGAGCGCACAGGTGCGCCTAAAGTTATCCTTCGTGTTCACAGACTGGACTACGCGAAGTTAAATAATATTCGAACGGAACTTCAATGGCTGATTGATCTAAAGAGAGAGACCGGGCTAAGCCTGGCATCACCGGTAGAATCCCAAAACGGACTACTGGTGGAAACCGTTGATACACCTGCCATGAAGGAAGAGAGGCATGTGGTTTGCTTTGAATATGTTGATGGCAAAGTACCGGTAGATACCAGTGACAGTAATGAAGGTGTTGGAAAGCTGATTCAAAGAATTGAAAAGATTCCTGACAAGATAACCATACCCTTATTTAAGAAGGCGGCAGTGCTTTATGAAATATTCGGAAGAACACAAAGAAAATCCCCATTAAAGCCAGTGGACAGAAAGCTCTACAGACAGGTTGGTATCATAGCAGGCACTCTTCATAAGCAGACAAAACAATGGAAGTATCCGGAATTTTACGAGAGAATGGAATGGAACCTGGATGGAACCTTTGGAAGCGAATGGAATAATTTCTACGGTGTTAGCTATCGTTCCGCCAAGTGGTTTTCCCAAAAGGAAATCGCTATTCTTGATGCCTGCGTTGAATTGATTAAGATACGTCTGGAGGCCTATGGAAAAGGAGCAGAATGTTATGGTATGATACACAGCGATTTGAGGCTGGCCAATCTGCTGAAAAATGGCGAACGAATTACTGCGTTGGATTTTGATGACTGCGGCAGGGGCTGGTATATGTATGATATTGCAGGGGCTGTTGGTTTTATTGAACACCGTCCGGACCTTTCTGAGGTGGTGGAGGAGATTCTGAGAGGTTACGAATCGGTACTGCCTGTATTACCCAGAGATCGCCAGGAAATATGGACCTTTATTATGATGCGGAGAATTGGTCTGCTTCAAAGCCTTATCTACCGAATCGGATGTGTTTTGGGTGGTAGCGAAGCAACAGAGCTAACTCCAGAAATTTTAGCCTTTTACGCAAAAGGAACCGTGTTGCTGGCAAAGAACTACCTAAGAAGGTACAATACAAAATTCCTATCCGAGGATGTGAAAGAGGAAGCAGGGTACAGACCTATGCATACAGCCTGA
- a CDS encoding class-III pyridoxal-phosphate-dependent aminotransferase: MSLTAHEIYEEAYNVWNPNKVDTFRQFGLELSMGERDGSYFKDLDGNEFINMHSNGGVFNLGHKNPEIKEALLKGIELVDAGNHYFPSQYKNELCKALLQVSPDNMKYVYMLNGGGESIDAAIKFARRATKRTRVVSLNCAFHGSTGIAMEAGYVAMAEFFNMKPEEEVYTHIDYNNLEQLEEVLRKNDTACVIIESIPATAGFPMPLKDYHKGVEILAHQYGAMYIADEVQTGLLRSGEMWCCCKYGAKPDMIVTGKGLSGGYYPMSAVIMSEEAGNWLKEDGFAHVSSFNASELGCIVGTKVMEILSRPGTRENVNMLTSLFEQELAKIQNKYADFLCEVRQCGVIMGLKTAHPMGGMALMAALMKNGIWSVMANFDKSALQFKPGLLMKEETAKEVLRRLDKAMGEAIISLNI, from the coding sequence ATGAGTTTGACTGCACATGAAATCTACGAAGAAGCATATAATGTCTGGAATCCAAATAAAGTGGACACTTTCAGGCAGTTTGGCCTTGAACTCTCTATGGGGGAAAGGGACGGTAGTTATTTTAAGGATCTGGACGGGAATGAATTCATTAATATGCATTCAAACGGTGGCGTATTCAATCTGGGACACAAAAATCCTGAGATCAAAGAAGCCTTGCTCAAAGGGATAGAACTGGTGGATGCAGGGAATCATTACTTCCCCTCTCAGTATAAAAATGAACTCTGCAAAGCTTTGTTGCAGGTATCTCCAGATAATATGAAATATGTTTATATGTTAAATGGTGGTGGAGAATCCATCGATGCTGCCATAAAATTTGCCAGAAGAGCTACGAAAAGAACCCGGGTTGTAAGCTTAAATTGTGCATTTCATGGTTCCACGGGAATTGCAATGGAGGCCGGTTATGTGGCAATGGCAGAATTTTTTAACATGAAACCCGAGGAGGAAGTGTATACCCATATAGACTATAACAATCTGGAGCAGTTAGAGGAAGTGCTTAGAAAAAACGACACTGCCTGTGTCATAATTGAGAGCATTCCGGCAACCGCAGGATTTCCAATGCCTCTTAAGGACTATCATAAAGGTGTAGAGATCCTGGCACATCAATATGGTGCGATGTATATTGCAGATGAAGTCCAGACGGGTCTGTTAAGAAGCGGTGAAATGTGGTGCTGCTGTAAGTATGGAGCGAAACCAGATATGATCGTAACCGGCAAAGGATTATCCGGCGGTTATTATCCCATGTCTGCCGTAATTATGTCGGAAGAGGCCGGCAACTGGTTAAAGGAGGATGGTTTTGCTCATGTATCTTCTTTTAATGCTTCTGAGTTGGGTTGTATTGTAGGGACAAAAGTAATGGAAATCCTGTCCCGCCCGGGCACAAGAGAAAATGTGAATATGCTGACTTCTCTTTTCGAACAGGAGCTTGCTAAGATCCAGAATAAGTACGCGGACTTCCTGTGTGAAGTCAGGCAGTGTGGTGTGATAATGGGATTAAAAACCGCTCATCCCATGGGAGGAATGGCGCTGATGGCGGCACTTATGAAAAATGGTATATGGAGTGTAATGGCTAACTTTGATAAGTCAGCCCTGCAATTTAAACCGGGACTCCTAATGAAGGAAGAGACAGCAAAAGAGGTTCTGAGAAGACTGGATAAAGCAATGGGAGAAGCTATAATTTCCTTGAATATATAA
- a CDS encoding GtrA family protein, whose translation MSENNRREIIRTLKYLAFASSAGVIEMTMFTLFEQLTDWNYWPCYLLALVMSVVWNFTLNRRFTFHSNNNITIAMIKVFIYYVVFTPLSTVFGNHLVENLLWNAYLVTAMSLILNCVTEYLYQRLFVFGKSVDSLKNKGKDKGAIVL comes from the coding sequence ATGAGTGAAAATAATAGACGTGAAATAATTCGGACCCTAAAGTATCTGGCTTTTGCTTCTTCCGCGGGAGTAATTGAAATGACCATGTTTACCCTGTTTGAACAGCTGACAGATTGGAATTACTGGCCATGTTATCTGCTTGCCCTTGTGATGTCCGTGGTTTGGAATTTTACATTAAATCGAAGATTTACCTTTCATTCCAATAATAATATAACCATTGCCATGATAAAGGTATTTATTTATTACGTCGTTTTCACTCCCCTATCAACTGTATTTGGAAATCATTTGGTGGAGAATCTTTTATGGAATGCATATCTGGTGACTGCTATGAGCTTAATATTAAACTGCGTTACGGAATATCTTTATCAAAGATTATTTGTATTTGGGAAGTCTGTCGACAGCCTGAAAAATAAAGGAAAAGATAAAGGGGCAATTGTATTATGA
- a CDS encoding zinc-dependent alcohol dehydrogenase, which yields MQALWRYENGVLSFLEVAAPEIQKPEEVKIKVMYSTIGIQDLRMTRAWDFYAKPGIAGYEMAGIIVELGEKAKAEGYYEGQRVTGTIAKFCGSCAYCLKEEENNCLQIYSKSGTICDYVVWDYSQLVPLTPETPYRIGCLLEPVAVVYMAFLKMKLLPGNNICIFGGDFNGLLMLQFAKMAGADKITVVEPKESSRLLALSLGATYAVNPADDTYETELLKQSDFMGFQSVVITSSNTEWFQTATNTVARGGTVMITVYYDQGKDFSINSIKFFAMNLNITSSFLYSKKTLLETRGIMSSLQLEELIAKEYPVKDALIAFDEEQIHRYPRIGLVLGT from the coding sequence ATGCAGGCATTATGGCGATATGAAAATGGTGTTCTTTCCTTCCTGGAAGTAGCAGCACCTGAGATTCAAAAACCGGAAGAAGTAAAAATAAAGGTCATGTACAGCACCATCGGTATCCAGGACCTCCGTATGACCAGAGCCTGGGACTTCTATGCCAAACCCGGCATTGCAGGTTATGAAATGGCAGGTATTATTGTTGAGCTGGGAGAAAAGGCGAAAGCAGAAGGGTATTATGAGGGACAGCGCGTTACAGGAACAATTGCTAAATTCTGCGGCAGCTGTGCTTACTGTCTTAAAGAAGAGGAGAATAATTGTCTGCAGATTTATAGTAAAAGCGGTACCATTTGTGATTATGTGGTATGGGACTATAGCCAGCTTGTTCCCCTAACACCGGAAACTCCCTATCGCATCGGCTGCTTATTGGAGCCTGTTGCTGTTGTTTATATGGCTTTTCTGAAGATGAAACTCTTACCTGGTAATAATATCTGTATTTTTGGCGGTGACTTTAACGGCCTTCTTATGCTGCAATTTGCAAAAATGGCAGGCGCTGATAAAATTACCGTTGTGGAGCCAAAAGAATCCAGCCGGCTTCTTGCCCTTTCTCTTGGTGCCACTTATGCTGTTAATCCAGCTGATGATACCTACGAAACAGAATTATTGAAGCAATCTGATTTCATGGGTTTTCAATCTGTTGTTATTACCTCCAGCAATACCGAGTGGTTTCAGACAGCCACCAACACGGTGGCCAGAGGCGGTACTGTTATGATAACCGTTTACTATGACCAGGGAAAGGATTTCTCTATAAATTCCATTAAGTTTTTTGCTATGAATCTTAATATTACCAGTTCATTTCTATACTCAAAAAAGACTCTGCTGGAAACGAGAGGTATCATGAGCTCTTTACAGCTGGAGGAGCTTATAGCCAAAGAATATCCGGTAAAAGATGCTCTTATAGCCTTTGATGAAGAGCAAATACACCGTTATCCCAGAATCGGTCTGGTGCTGGGTACCTGA
- a CDS encoding helix-turn-helix transcriptional regulator, translating into MYHVAIISENRILLKQVYEMLEDTTLLRIHIVPFSMDAYEVFYQNHTDIVILDTSVFLPYDNILEQLKQCHWNYHVLLLHEGTPDFAPPNNIFWLSKDKLSPELFQEIFTAIQKATTSVRKENSLVTLDWYDEHTFSIHPDAYHLLFIKLFHSQFTPAVYNTLLALLSDFCTSNVIFCTDNELLLYISRSDVKKSFNFPLISQLVFQKLGLKTCLLYEKNINWRRFYETCMELKAHQSFSYFLSGELCTLSDLQQNRIPTVYKALKKQYLLLLEAILKNDLPGSRHLLQDLYLHVIKPSYDFPTREYIRLQLYYLHYLLTKEPLTFAFSSVEDELEYLLNSRLFRRYPYPSARIQELLDTAVLTIYNRYETTISLEGIAEELCLNKIYLNRIFKECYGVTVLEALQLLRLLHAKFFLLNSDQKVSDIGKNNGFWDAGYFGRVFRKSTGYTPLEFRMKREDKKEMANLYAGIMAI; encoded by the coding sequence ATGTATCATGTTGCGATAATTTCTGAAAACCGGATTTTGCTTAAACAAGTCTATGAAATGCTGGAAGACACTACCTTGCTCCGTATTCACATCGTTCCCTTCAGCATGGATGCTTATGAAGTTTTCTATCAGAACCACACAGACATCGTAATTTTAGATACCTCTGTTTTTCTCCCCTATGATAATATATTGGAGCAATTAAAGCAATGCCATTGGAATTATCACGTCTTACTTCTGCATGAAGGTACCCCGGACTTTGCTCCGCCAAACAACATCTTCTGGCTGTCAAAAGATAAATTGAGCCCGGAACTATTCCAAGAAATATTCACTGCTATCCAAAAAGCCACAACCAGTGTCCGTAAGGAGAACTCTCTGGTAACCCTGGACTGGTACGATGAGCACACCTTTTCCATCCACCCGGATGCCTATCATCTGCTTTTCATTAAGCTCTTTCATTCACAATTTACTCCTGCTGTTTATAACACCCTTCTGGCATTACTTTCAGATTTCTGTACCTCCAATGTGATATTTTGTACCGATAATGAACTGCTACTCTACATAAGCCGCTCGGATGTTAAGAAGTCTTTTAACTTCCCACTGATATCTCAGTTGGTATTTCAGAAGCTGGGTCTTAAAACCTGCCTTTTATATGAGAAAAATATCAATTGGAGAAGGTTTTACGAAACCTGTATGGAATTAAAAGCCCATCAGTCCTTCTCTTATTTCTTAAGCGGCGAACTCTGTACCCTCTCTGACCTCCAGCAAAACCGCATACCTACAGTATATAAAGCTTTAAAGAAGCAATACCTGTTACTCCTTGAAGCAATATTAAAGAATGATTTACCTGGAAGCAGACACCTGTTACAGGATCTGTACCTGCATGTCATTAAACCCAGCTATGATTTTCCCACAAGAGAATATATCAGGCTGCAGCTATATTATCTGCATTATCTGTTAACAAAAGAACCTCTGACCTTTGCTTTTTCCTCTGTGGAGGACGAACTGGAATATCTCCTGAACAGCAGGCTGTTCAGGAGATACCCATACCCCTCTGCCAGAATACAAGAACTACTTGATACCGCTGTTCTTACAATCTATAACCGGTATGAAACCACCATTTCACTGGAGGGAATAGCGGAGGAGCTCTGTTTAAATAAAATCTATCTGAACCGGATATTCAAAGAATGCTATGGTGTGACAGTTCTTGAAGCCTTACAGCTGCTCAGGCTTCTGCATGCCAAATTCTTTCTGCTTAACAGCGATCAAAAGGTTTCAGATATCGGAAAAAATAACGGATTTTGGGATGCCGGTTATTTTGGCAGGGTTTTCCGAAAGTCTACCGGATATACCCCATTGGAATTTAGAATGAAACGTGAAGACAAAAAGGAGATGGCTAACTTATATGCAGGCATTATGGCGATATGA